A window of Mucilaginibacter paludis DSM 18603 contains these coding sequences:
- a CDS encoding DUF4249 domain-containing protein, with protein sequence MYHFKLLAVCVMCLGFMACQRVIDVDIAVADAQPLVIEGNLTDKTGAQTVSISRVVAYSSSNVYPTVSGARVTITDASGNIYKLPETAKAGTYGINSFKGKTANLYTLTIKLADQTYTAASVMPMAVNLDSLSLSYQVFGTTQVKTVSVNYRDPVNIPNQYRYVMYVNGVQVKRIFVENDNLTDGRVVSSTLYQREIELMKGDKVEVEMQCIDEGIYNYWTSLNNQSASTLVNASAPANPPSNFDNNALGYFSAHTSQRKLLIIP encoded by the coding sequence ATGTATCACTTTAAATTGCTGGCGGTATGCGTTATGTGTTTGGGCTTTATGGCTTGCCAAAGGGTAATTGATGTTGATATTGCGGTTGCCGACGCACAACCGTTGGTTATTGAGGGTAATTTAACCGATAAAACCGGTGCTCAAACGGTAAGTATTTCGCGCGTGGTAGCGTATAGCAGCAGCAATGTGTACCCTACGGTATCGGGTGCCAGGGTAACCATTACGGACGCATCCGGAAATATTTATAAGCTGCCTGAAACTGCCAAGGCGGGTACTTATGGTATTAATTCTTTTAAAGGTAAAACTGCAAATTTGTATACTTTAACGATTAAGCTTGCCGATCAAACATATACTGCTGCCTCTGTTATGCCAATGGCAGTCAACCTGGATTCGCTTTCGTTAAGCTACCAGGTATTTGGCACCACCCAGGTTAAAACGGTTTCGGTAAACTACCGCGACCCTGTGAATATCCCCAATCAATACCGTTATGTAATGTATGTAAACGGAGTGCAGGTAAAACGTATATTTGTGGAAAATGACAACCTTACGGACGGGCGGGTGGTATCGTCAACACTTTACCAGCGCGAAATAGAACTGATGAAGGGCGATAAAGTGGAAGTAGAGATGCAGTGTATAGACGAAGGGATTTACAACTACTGGACCAGCCTGAACAATCAAAGCGCCAGTACCCTGGTTAACGCTTCAGCCCCGGCTAACCCGCCCTCTAATTTTGACAACAACGCCTTGGGGTATTTTAGCGCGCATACAAGCCAACGCAAACTATTAATTATACCTTGA
- a CDS encoding SRPBCC domain-containing protein, with protein sequence MKDFKKYYTVSASPEEVYQALTNPISIEIWTGEEAQMSTEPGSEFSLWGDSIVGKNIGFIDNKKVIQQWYFGDQTEESIVTIILHPDKHGTSVELRHTNIPDDDYQDIVDGWDGAYFGSIIDFFDGL encoded by the coding sequence ATGAAGGATTTTAAAAAATATTATACTGTTAGTGCCTCTCCTGAAGAGGTTTACCAGGCTCTCACTAACCCCATCAGCATTGAGATATGGACCGGCGAAGAAGCGCAAATGAGTACCGAGCCAGGCTCCGAGTTTTCGTTGTGGGGAGATAGTATTGTGGGTAAAAATATCGGGTTTATCGATAACAAGAAAGTGATACAGCAATGGTATTTTGGCGATCAGACCGAAGAATCCATAGTGACCATCATTTTGCACCCGGATAAGCATGGCACATCGGTGGAATTAAGGCATACCAATATCCCGGATGACGATTATCAGGACATTGTTGATGGATGGGATGGGGCATACTTTGGATCGATCATTGATTTTTTTGATGGTTTGTAA
- a CDS encoding lipid-binding SYLF domain-containing protein: MKTLKFLKVPVMALFGISLMLMSATIQEKEQDKIEDASGVLRDFGKMKESIPRELLANTNGIIIIPKLINAGLVIGGKRGKGVAMVKNADGKWSNPVFVTLTGGSFGLQAGVQSVDLVLVFKNSKTLHRIGTGSFTLGGDISAAAGPVGRSSSANTDYKLEAEVYSYSRSRGLFAGISLNGAALSVDEKADKAFYGQSYTARTLFANDDRTSSSAVKELKTSLTALY, from the coding sequence ATGAAAACCTTAAAATTTTTAAAAGTACCTGTGATGGCTTTGTTCGGCATTAGCCTGATGCTGATGTCGGCAACGATACAAGAGAAGGAGCAAGATAAAATAGAAGATGCCTCGGGTGTTTTGCGCGACTTTGGCAAAATGAAAGAGAGCATCCCGCGCGAATTGCTGGCTAATACAAACGGCATTATCATTATCCCTAAATTAATTAACGCTGGTTTAGTAATTGGTGGCAAGCGCGGCAAAGGCGTAGCTATGGTAAAGAATGCCGACGGAAAATGGAGTAACCCTGTATTTGTAACCCTTACCGGCGGTAGTTTTGGTTTACAGGCTGGGGTACAATCGGTTGATCTGGTACTGGTATTTAAAAACAGTAAAACACTGCATCGTATCGGTACAGGAAGTTTTACCCTTGGCGGGGATATTTCAGCAGCGGCAGGCCCTGTGGGCAGAAGCTCATCTGCTAATACAGACTACAAGCTTGAGGCCGAAGTTTATTCATACTCTCGAAGCAGGGGCTTGTTCGCAGGTATAAGCCTGAACGGTGCTGCCCTTTCTGTTGATGAAAAAGCAGACAAGGCTTTTTACGGCCAAAGCTATACTGCCAGAACACTGTTTGCCAATGATGACAGAACATCTTCATCGGCTGTTAAAGAATTGAAGACATCGTTAACTGCCCTATATTAG
- a CDS encoding IS4 family transposase, whose translation MSSELFEPTVLDGLARKTEAIQRKRKVGGKELLDMALFDGDQSFNGMSMQLMRRDGLDISKQALHQRHHSNMTKFVQAVFEQLIAVELPQEQTQGLEIRIKDSTRFALPEVIAETFPGTKGSGMKAGASVQFEFEIKSGKSDIKVTPANANDQGESHLDKASIQPGVLYMRDLGYTHLSYMNNINKVKAFFINKLCPKTTIYLLKDDQYQKLELSKLQGITGVFDQQVYIGADKMPVRIIIEPVSEELKARRIANTEKYNKKKGSTTSKGFKERAGFNFIVTNLVSEKYSAELIQKLYHLRWQIELVFKAWKSFLKIHTFPKGSSDRITSILYSKLIWAVLSWKICMAIGKIGQISVLKVHRLIASTKEELRAQLLGICSKWLALLEKLNLKHLSKEHRKHRLKIEEIVISI comes from the coding sequence ATGAGTTCGGAACTATTTGAACCAACGGTGTTAGATGGCCTGGCCCGTAAAACAGAGGCTATACAACGCAAACGAAAAGTGGGAGGCAAGGAACTATTGGATATGGCGTTATTTGATGGAGATCAATCGTTTAACGGCATGAGTATGCAGTTAATGCGGAGGGATGGGCTTGATATTTCGAAGCAGGCATTGCATCAAAGACATCACAGCAATATGACAAAGTTTGTACAAGCCGTTTTTGAGCAATTAATAGCAGTTGAGTTACCGCAAGAGCAAACACAGGGCTTGGAGATCCGTATCAAAGATTCTACCCGTTTCGCGTTGCCGGAAGTTATTGCAGAGACATTCCCCGGAACAAAAGGAAGTGGGATGAAAGCGGGAGCATCTGTACAATTTGAATTTGAAATCAAAAGTGGTAAAAGCGATATCAAAGTAACTCCGGCCAACGCAAATGACCAGGGTGAGAGTCATCTGGACAAGGCATCAATTCAGCCGGGGGTATTATATATGAGAGATCTGGGTTACACTCACTTGAGTTATATGAACAATATTAACAAAGTCAAAGCTTTCTTTATTAATAAATTATGTCCGAAAACAACGATTTATCTATTAAAGGACGACCAATACCAAAAGTTAGAGTTGTCGAAACTACAAGGCATAACCGGCGTATTTGATCAACAGGTATATATCGGAGCTGATAAGATGCCGGTAAGGATAATAATAGAACCGGTAAGTGAAGAGCTCAAGGCAAGGCGGATAGCCAATACTGAAAAGTACAATAAAAAGAAAGGCAGTACCACCAGTAAGGGATTCAAAGAGCGGGCAGGGTTTAACTTTATTGTTACCAACCTGGTGAGCGAAAAATATAGCGCTGAATTGATCCAAAAGTTATATCACCTGCGATGGCAGATAGAATTGGTTTTTAAAGCATGGAAGTCGTTTTTAAAGATACACACGTTCCCCAAAGGAAGTTCGGATCGTATAACCAGTATATTATACAGTAAGTTGATCTGGGCAGTTTTGAGTTGGAAAATATGCATGGCTATCGGTAAGATAGGTCAAATTAGTGTTTTAAAGGTGCATCGACTAATCGCTTCTACGAAAGAAGAATTGCGAGCGCAGCTTTTAGGGATATGCTCAAAGTGGTTAGCTCTGTTGGAGAAATTAAACTTAAAGCACCTTTCAAAAGAGCACAGAAAACATAGGTTAAAAATAGAAGAAATTGTAATAAGTATTTGA